One Gossypium arboreum isolate Shixiya-1 chromosome 13, ASM2569848v2, whole genome shotgun sequence genomic window, TGACTTCGACATCAATATGAAAGGAGGAGAAGCTCTTAAGCATCACCAACGAATTTTCTTTCCACTCCAATGATAACCCTCCTTTATTTCCTATTGCCCCAATCTCAATTCCATTCTCAAACCCACATTTCAACCTTACCAACTCCATTTTTTTAGCACACAATTTTGTTTCCATAAGAAACAAAATTCGGGGATTAACGACTTTCAGCTTATTTTTGATCCTTTTAACAGTTCGTGGTCTCCCCAAACCACAAACATTCCAACTTAAAATTTTCATAGTGCTCGGCTACTCTACCCACCAGAGCTAGCCGTTAGGTCAAAAGGACCTCCCACATCATTACCACCCTCTACAGTTCTCTGCCGTTTTTTTCCTTCCAACGTAGCTATTGGGTCATTTTCCTCCTCCAAGACCAGATCCATAGGCCGATGTACCAACTCAGCAATATTCGAATCACCATTGCGTCAATTACACCAATTACTCTGTCCATTAGTGGGATATTGTTGATTTGATCCCAAAGAAATTAAATTAGGATTACATACTTGATTCCTAAAATCTCCCCCTAAATTCCAACCAGTATTCTTCTCCTTATTAAAATTACTGCCTTGACTAAAACTTTCTATATTTCCATCATTACACAGTAACTCGTCAGCTTCTGGCAACCACCTACTCACCACCGTATTCCGTCGTCTTGGCACTGCACGCAGTGATAAATCCCaaccaaaaataatttttgatgGCTCAATTTTAAGACAAAAAAGACAGTAACTCTCGCCATGCCCTAGCTTTCCACAAATGAAGCAAAACAAGCttaacttttcatatttaaaacGAGCATACATAGTCATAGTTTTCCCAATATGAATCTTTTTCTTACTTTTTAACGGGGCAGTTACATCCAAACAAACACGAATGCGCGTATATTTTTGAATCTCCAAAACTGGACTGGAATTATCATAATCAAGGAATTTTCCCAAAAAGTCCCCAAACCGTTTGGCCATAGCTTCAGTCATTAAACCTGAAGGTAATTCATGAACTTGTACCTAGAAATCAGTAAAAGTTAATGCCAAATCTGATGGGTGTTCTCCATTTCGAACTCTTTGCAATATAATCAAGTGATTATTGAAGAACCACGACGTATCAGCAACTACCCTTTGGACATCAACATCATTAAAAAATTAGAATAGATACCGTTTGTCTCCTAGATCCGTGATGCAAATTCTTCCAATTGGATGCCAGAGATCCGCCATAGTATTACGTAGAGAAGGAAAATAAACAACACTATCTGTTAAGCAGCGCCCCACCAAGCAAAACTGATAGTTCCAATCTACCACCGCTATTTCCTCTTAGAACGCCTCCTCCTCGTCATCCAATAAATTCAAATTGGCTAACTCCTCCTCTATAACAGACTTCAAAACAAAACCTCACAACCAATAAAAAAATGGAGTATATAAGAAAAGACAAATCAGAATCAGACAAATAAAAAGgacgaaaaaaagaagaaaattgtgCCAAAAGGCAGATAGAGAAAATCGTGCCAAAAGGTAGACTTAAAACCCTAGATTACTTTTTAGGCAGGGTGATCTGCATcttgttttattaaatatatatgatttgtttagtttaaaaattagtttaattttactTATCTCACGTAAAATTAGGATAATTAATGTTACtataagataaataaatttttattcaaaaaataaagtaattcgaaaatataataatatatatttaaacttttgtatttattttaaaacataatCCTACAAATTATgataaaatttttttgaaaaatttaatctaatggataaaaaatatttaaataaaagagaaaaactataaaaattgaataaaaattttagATGCGCCACTTGTCCTAAATGTAGTATATGCATAatgttatattaaatatatatgatttgtttagtttaaaaattaatttcttttACTTATCTCATGTAAAATTAGGATAATTTATTTTACCATAAGAAAAATAagttttattcaaaaataaaataaaagaaagcctaaaaatataatcacatatatttAAACGTAAATCACCTTTTGcaatatttttaaaacataatCTAGAAATTACATTGATAACTTTTTGAAAAAGTCTAATTTCaaggataataaaatattaaataaaaattatagatgtgCCACTTGTCACAAACGTAATGTATGTAccttaatatattaaatatatatgatatgatatgatatgatatgatgtgATATGATATGTAATATATTAAATttgttaatattataatatatgaaatatgtaaactttaattttaataagaAATTATAACTGACTCAAATGtaaagtatttttatttttcacgtgttattattattactatggtgccattttattattatttcgatATTAACAAATATTAGACTTAAATTATAgaacaaatataataaaataatttatggtAGTGattgttaatattatgatatataaaatttaaaatttaaatattttatgtaattaatataatataatataatatatttatatttatcttttaaaattaatatagatTATTCCCAAATTAATAATCTAATACTCAAAtttgcttttgaaaagtgaaaaagGTGAAAGGTAAATTTTGGTTTAACTCGAAAAGTATGTTTAGCTTAAGAAACTGTCTATTCATTATTGCTTTGGGCTTGAGACACTTGCTTATTGGTTCAATGGCCTTAAATGTATTTTATAAACTTGAGGGAGGGTTAATTTTATGCTTATCGGGCTTCAATTTCACGTCCAACCAAATGCACGCGGCCATTTTAGAACAAGAAACCGCAAATTCTGGAATCCTCAGTGATTGAAGGGCTTCGAACTTCTCTGCTTTATCTTCAATCAGGGTTTTAGAGAAATAAAAAATCACAAAGCCTTCTCTTTTTCACTGAGAAATGGAGTCTCTTACTAAACTACACTGCCGTCTTCAACCTCTGCATCTCTCTTTCAATCACCACCGTCCGTCATTTGCTAAACCCATATCATCTTCTGTGTCTTTCAGGACTTCATCGTCATCGTCACCGTTCAAATTAACCTCCATCAGAGCTTTATCTTCCTCATCATCTTCATCAGTTCCGCTCCATCAAACCCCCAAACCTTCCCTCCTCCAAACGCTAGCCCCTCTACTCAAAACCACTTGCATTACCGTAACTGCCGGCGCCGCACTCCTCTTCATGCGCTTCCACCAGAAACCCGCCCTCGCCGCCACCCCAACGGTAACACCCACGGTAGAGCCTGCTCCAACGGACTCGAATGTCTCCTTAGAAGAGCAAGAGAAAACCATTGAGGAACACTTGACTCAGTACCCAAATGACGTTGAAGCTCTACAGTCACTCGTGGAGGTCCGAATCAAATCAAGAAAACTCCCACAAGCTATCGAAGTTATCGACCGTTTGATCCAGCTCGAGCCCGAAGACACCGAATGGCCAATGTTAAGAGCCCAAATTCATAGCTACAGTGGCGATTTCGCGCTAGCCAAGAACGAGTTCGAAGAGATATTAGCTAAAGACCCAGTTCGTGTCGAGGCTTTTCACGGCCTTGTAATGGCTTATTCGGAGTCGGGTCAAAAGTTGAAAGAGCTGGAAAAAAGAATTGAAGGGGCGATGGAGAAGTgcaagaaagagaagaaaaacaaagattttAGAGATTTTAAGTTATTAATTGCACAAATTCGGTTGATTGAAGGGGACCATTTGGAAGCTTTGAAGGTTTATGAGGGTTTAGTTAAGGAAGAACCAAGGGATTTTAGGCCATATTTGTGTATGGGAATTATTTACTCTttaatgaagaagaaagatgaggcTGAGAAGCATTTTGAAAAGGTTAGGAAACTTGTTCCTAGGAATCACCCTTATAGAGAGTACTTTGTTGATAACATGGTGGCCACAAAGCTTTTCTCTGAAAGGGCTGAGAGGGAAGGCGCTTGAAAGAGTTGGGACACATTTGCTTTGCTTGAATGATGGTTTTTACAAAGAGGTGCCCTTTTTTGTCATACTTTTAATCAGTCACTTGgttttttttccccctttttagttatttttcaatgtTTTTGCAGCAATTTGGATATTTGTTTATAGTTAGGTCGGTATTTAGTGCAGTAATATGCATAGTGATGAAAAGGTATAATCGATATAATTGAGTTGGTTGTCTGAATTTTGCGTGGACATAGGAAGCTTGAGATGCTGGATGTAATACTGATTGTTGCTTTAGATAACTCAGTTGCCGTGATATTCgtatatatgatatgatatgatattgtAATTCATATAATGCTTTCCATATAATGGTAATTCATGGAAGCAGATGTGGTTTATGGAAGACATGATATGATTCAGCTCCTTTTTCAATAAGAGGAGGCTATTCTTAAAAGAATAGGTTTGTTCAACTAGTTATTTGAACTATTCAATAAGAATAGGGTCCTTGAATGCTCGAAAGGCCCCTTATCATAACTGGATCATGACTCATAGAATCTATTCCTACTTGGAGGGTAAGCTAGGCTACCTTTGGTCGAAAAGTCACTTAACTTGGTGCTTTTCGGGGCAGGAATTTACCTGTGATTGCAGTGCGGGTAAATGCTCTACCTTTCACACAAAACTAGAGTTCTGTGCCAAGCATAAAGATTGAACCAATAGGACCGTAGTCTAACCCTAGAATGCCATAATTCTCTTTCTGAATGTCTCAACTTTCTTTCTCAAACCACCAGACGCTGGTGCAAAAATAGCTTAAATTAATGGTAGAGCAGAAATAGCTTCTGGCTGCTGTGATAGGTGAGAATTTGTCAGAAATGATAGTATAGAAAGAGGGATGTGCAATGCACAGGGAGGGTGAAAATGAAATGCTAATCTGCTGTGTTTCTGTTACAAATGGTAGGAAACTTGAAATAGTTTTAAATTTATCTCTATGTTGATAtgttttttcatcaattttccaAAACTTGTAATGGCTTTAATCGTGGTGCTATTGATCTTGGGTACATGTATATGTTTAAAACCTTCGATTAGGgtcaatttagtcttgatcaGAAAATGCCCCATGGTGAATACCTAGAAGGAAGATGAAAATGTCATGTAAAATCCAAATAAATAAGACTTCCAGAGAGTTGATACATAGGGGCCAGTTCCTTTTCCCTTTGCTTCTTGTAAAAGGTTGCACTAAACTATTCAATTGCTTGAAGGAATTTCAGTGTAAAAATTTGCGTGTGTTTGGGCTAATGGCTATTGGATCACGTCACGGAGTCATATTTAAGTCTATGGTTCAAATCCCAGATAGTCTCCTctgttgtgtgtgtgtgtgtgtgtgtagtgGAAGCGGATGTGGAGGTTGAAGTTGAAATTTGGTTGGTTAAAGTACCAGGGAAGCCCCTTACTTAGGGGTGGATTGCAGTTTGGTCCCTCAATTgaaaaaaaatggacaaattagccctTATACATTTCTAAATATGCAAATTAGTCTTTCTGTTAAATTTTCTGTTAAATGATGATATGGACatgctaaaattaatttttatggcTAAGCTATAAAAATGTTTACccaactattttttattttattttggtcacttaattatTAATTCTTTTTAGTTATTAAGCttttgaatttaaatattttagtcatCCTGAGTTTGTATGAGCTTTTTTATCGGTATAGTTACAAAGTTAGATCTCTAATGTTTACTCAATCTATTAATTTgatcttaaatataaaaattcaacaaatttaactctcaatgtttaaaaattatcattttggttctaatttttaaaaatttaataaattcaacTCTTAATATTTACAAAATCTATGAATTTAgtcttaactttaaaaattttaaaatatttttaaaatttttatggctAAGCTATAAAAATGTTTACccaactattttttattttattttggtcacttaattatTAATTCTTTTTAGTTATTAAGCtttttgaatttaaatattttagtcatCTTGAGTTTGTATGAGCTTTTTTATCGGTATAGTTACAAAGTTAGATCTCTAATGTTTACTCAATCTATTAATTTgatcttaaatataaaaaattcaacaaatttaactctcaatgtttaaaaattatcattttggttctaatttttaaaaatttaataaattcaacTCTTAATATTTACAAAATCTATGAATTTAgtcttaactttaaaaattttaaaatatttttaaaatttttatggctAAGCTATAAAAATGTTTACccaactattttttattttattttggtcacttaattatTAATTCTTTTTAGTTATTAAGCtttttgaatttaaatattttagtcatCTTGAGTTTGTATGAGCTTTTTTATCGGTATAGTTACAAAGTTAGATCTCTAATGTTTACTCAATCTATTAATTTgatcttaaatataaaaattcaacaaatttaactctcaatgtttaaaaattatcattttggttctaatttttaaaaatttaataaattcaacTCTTAATATTTACAAAATCTATGAATTTAgtcttaactttaaaaattttaaaatatttttaaaaacttaTTTTAGTCCTTTATAATTCATTGCTTAACTCATGTGAGATATTAAAGTAGGAAAAATGTTATTCTTTTTAAAGTCACTTGTTAAAAGACTTTGAAGACAAGataaatcaaaaaaaaaatccaaaaggcATTAAAAGAGTGAAAAATTATACTAAAAGAAAATATTGCAAGTGATTTAAAGGAGGatgtactttttttattttaatattttacatgGGTTAGTCGATAGGTTATAAAAGGCTAATAAtaattcttttaatatatattttaatttttagagttaggactaaattgatgactttataaatattgagagttaaatctattaaatttttacaattagaactaaaatgacaaatttttaaatattgaggagtaaatttattaaatttttatatttaggatcaaattgatagaatgtaaACATTAGAGGTTAATTCtattacaaaataataataaaaaagcccACATAAGTTcgagtgactaaaatatttaattttgaaaaatttagtaattaaattaaaaaattaatagttagatgaccaaaatagaataaaaaattttattgtatatctataaaataataattttcaaaaaaaaattaatagggTTAATTTACATATTTCGAAATTTATAAGTATTAATtcacttttttttaataaaagggtAGAAACAGGTGGTTCCTTGTACTCTTACCAAAGTCTATTTCAACTATACAGTTAAAGCCAATACAGGTGTATGCCATTACATCAATGGATTAGTTGACAAGTTTATACCACATTACTTAATTAAATGGCAGTTAACAAGGCAATTTCAAACTTATTGATGCAAAGAAACAGATGCCCTTACTCATATTCGTCATAGAAAAGACTAGCTCCTTTCTTTTTCTGAACTAATGCAGTTATAAAAGTTAACGGTTAGGACACAAATTACCACTGACTACCTTGCGGATAGATCCTTTCGCAAATGGGTCCCAATGCTGAGGTTATGAGACGAAGGATGGACTGAACACACTTTGCTACCGGGTCCTATTATGggactattttcataattatatAATAGTttctattataaaattaaaagaagaatACAAAGATTAagagaggaaaaaaaagaaaaagaaaaagaaatgaaaggatTATCCAACTTTCACTTAGGAACAATAAGTTTGTACATGCCTTCTATTTGTAGGGTTTTAAGTATCATAAGTTACAAAGCATTAATGACCAACATTAAAATATCCTATAAATGATTTAAGGGTTACAAGATAATGAATTTAGGAGTTATGGACATTCATTCTTTAGCGGTTACAATAAGATAAATTTGAGGGGGTTATAGATATCCATTTATCAATGGATTTACAACACTCTCTGTTGGATATCCGTCAATGAAAATGTCTCATAAAAAAAACTCTATTAGGAAACACCCTATaagataaaaacctaatgaagaaaaGAAGTACATAATCTATTATTACAAGTTGCCTCATTAAAAACTATATCAGAAAATCCAGTAGGATAAAACATTGGTTATCAGAACATCACATTACATCTTTGAGTCGACGCATTTGAATTTTCTGTAGTAGTCTTTCAAACATTGAAGTTGGCAATGCCTTGGTAAAAAGATCTactaaattatcactagaacgaATTTATTGAACTTCTATATCACATTTCTTCTCAAAATCatgagtgaagaataattttggttAAATATATTTCGTTCTATCACCTTTGATGTACCACCCTTCAATTAAGCTATACATGTTGCATTATCTTCGTATAAGATAGTTGACACGTTTTCTTCTAAAGGCAAATTACATACCTTCTGGAGATATTGGGTCAATAATCTTAGCCAAATACACTCTCAGCTTGCCTCATACATTGCAATTATTTCTACATGATTTGAAGAGGTGGCATCCAATGTAAGTTTTGTTGAATGTCATGATATGATAGTACCTCCACATGAAAATAAATATCCCATTTGAGATTGACCTTTATGTGGATCTAATAAATAACcaacatgtaacaccctatacctgacTTGATCACCTAGTCCAGGTATCGGGTGTCACATCAACCTGAATAACTTATCAACATTTCAAACCTAATTGGTTTACACACTtatacagtatctaatctcaaaGTTAAACTTCTACTAAAATTTGTACCgtactaaaattatttttt contains:
- the LOC108474694 gene encoding protein SLOW GREEN 1, chloroplastic-like, which translates into the protein MESLTKLHCRLQPLHLSFNHHRPSFAKPISSSVSFRTSSSSSPFKLTSIRALSSSSSSSVPLHQTPKPSLLQTLAPLLKTTCITVTAGAALLFMRFHQKPALAATPTVTPTVEPAPTDSNVSLEEQEKTIEEHLTQYPNDVEALQSLVEVRIKSRKLPQAIEVIDRLIQLEPEDTEWPMLRAQIHSYSGDFALAKNEFEEILAKDPVRVEAFHGLVMAYSESGQKLKELEKRIEGAMEKCKKEKKNKDFRDFKLLIAQIRLIEGDHLEALKVYEGLVKEEPRDFRPYLCMGIIYSLMKKKDEAEKHFEKVRKLVPRNHPYREYFVDNMVATKLFSERAEREGA